A region from the Cannabis sativa cultivar Pink pepper isolate KNU-18-1 chromosome 9, ASM2916894v1, whole genome shotgun sequence genome encodes:
- the LOC115722932 gene encoding uncharacterized protein LOC115722932 isoform X2 → MAFASESTPITDDDIVRLAQTCSPLPSFLLSLNSHPILLSHLTSRSSSSSSPSLAVTEYTHSLLYFISLSPQTSSLSSLLASLLLSYTHLFTSARIPHDHNSLKTIQFFNTLIDHVPVTALPQIADSIVSYFPHVVDSDDTQIIELLPRCLNLIREADEIEWGGDLVNSVVDRVLGCSWSKGLSVKMVSLIREFPLLDKGRVSEFVDKVFVEMTRVDLQDLPSFVYQLLVLASKGFCKRELIERIVMFFGSKMERKVSSIVRQVEGTILLHLNFAVKQDPSLAQEVMGIVRSDFRAFNHFTVVILLSLARVRKFGDSSIGILKTALLTAYSDYKFAKDCKWLSDDLKEEYRQNVKVVEKAMLRAINESNYGREHIVPSIVQFAFLLLESVEEANCKDLCHSNGLLGMEGLASEMLKTLFEVQDMARNEIIEQCKFRILSLKPEQSAAITRLLGSLVQSYPYLLLDHVSRLKELLDYFTFMNGKVASGIVTALVPLTKFSHDLQDYTILVMRKAMFRQEEAVRHAATSAIINLILAEKQSKRDGPFSAQESSSQASCSQQADISGSGGGLFQQLSGLLQRCLYQQAKIKETMYHGLIKLVLVDPSSGGAVLDLLLPHFCRYFHEGAEVELGICSCVKSENGKVDIDEPLDSLLHCVSWILLLQHGKNDHVLDSSRACFGFSLTPENETGRCSSGESFSNAFHKIQKFLRNLNLGGNLGQSQDGESASIDLEKTKCRALILSGIIEVVLNVIANDLEKATDANRLDLERELVEFVELHQSLEKDVTMLKQGTGTRKGNTRPFAHDTHNFELGSSKVIQRRNSFLATTSICQIMEMIPKLFNPESFSKIGTPQNHDQPSVSKKSKGCSMIISFILNACLHHIKLLPVFGKDDPLRLLMYGDIRNLGPPLLRLIHILKPVGKSEASQKKKEVKGKKDLGEQSEYICLALICLKELITIGLKSPDSLDITALLEDLLSVSTLEDASLDGECQMASGIVDQPTRNKELFIMKTLKPLFFQLLQRSYSDAVEVICGMILMIGETIPRDLRNSHGAWAIRVCKTKEITDSKVARSVITLAISLSIPPNDLSIAQEIATELLKVMASEAHEPVTESEVYPLLNSSANNYNAMSSCMLHLMEMFVIDMDWAMRKLKTFSLLSYKNIHVNPNGEQIPGQAFEEHLCSRAEAVAKVLASFVLMSLKDAQAETLLRLAARFYKHLAQISKLRIAPKGCKQVLPSLEFQQLVDITCKQLTIPLYNFVAEMQRVQQENANSKGIINKIKRENRCIPDLIFQIEDYEKFLIQLSKASKINLLRHAKRSTARDFKIIDNSTTDEEVAPPNHDEAVNNNSNAAQNETREDSDDNGCNKKVLSPEPDSDPNDGDDDDGGVPVKRVRRDRIVQDSDDEA, encoded by the exons ATGGCCTTCGCCTCAGAATCAACTCCAATAACAGACGACGATATCGTTCGGTTGGCACAAACCTGCTCGCCTCTCCCCTCCTTCCTCCTTTCATTAAATTCACACCCAATTCTCCTTTCTCACCTCACTtctcgctcttcctcttcttcttctccctctCTTGCTGTCACCGAATACACACACTCTCTCCTCTacttcatctctctctcccctCAAACCTCATCCCTTTCTTCTCTTCTCGCTTCTCTTCTCCTTTCCTATACTCACCTCTTTACCTCTGCTCGTATTCCCCACGACCATAACTCCCTCAAAACTATTCAATTCTTCAACACCCTTATCGATCATGTACCTGTTACTGCTCTACCCCAGATTGCTGACTCGATTGTTTCGTATTTTCCCCATGTTGTTGATTCCGACGATACCCAGATCATCGAACTTCTTCCCAGGTGCCTGAACTTGATTCGGGAAGCGGATGAGATTGAATGGGGCGGGGATCTGGTGAACTCGGTCGTCGACCGGGTTCTAGGTTGCAGTTGGTCAAAAGGGTTATCAGTGAAAATGGTTTCGCTCATTCGGGAGTTTCCCCTTCTCGACAAGGGAAGGGTTAGTGAGTTTGTAGACAAGGTATTTGTGGAAATGACCCGTGTGGATTTACAGGATTTGCCATCGTTCGTTTATCAGTTGTTGGTTTTGGCATCCAAAGGGTTTTGCAAGAGAGAGTTGATCGAGAGGATTGTTATGTTTTTTGGGTCCAAAATGGAGAGAAAGGTAAGCTCCATAGTTAGGCAAGTTGAAGGTACTATTTTGCTCCACTTAAACTTTGCGGTGAAGCAGGACCCTTCTTTGGCCCAAGAGGTTATGGGCATTGTAAGGTCAGATTTTAGAGCTTTCAATCATTTCACAGTAGTTATTCTGTTATCACTCGCAAGGGTTCGGAAGTTTGGCGACAGTTCGATTGGGATTTTGAAAACAGCTCTTCTTACAGCATACAGTGATTACAAGTTTGCTAA agATTGCAAGTGGCTATCTGATGACTTGAAGGAGGAGTACCGGCAAAATGTCAAAGTTGTTGAAAAAGCTATGTTAAGAGCT ATTAATGAGAGCAACTATGGAAGAGAACATATAGTGCCTAGCATTGTGCAGTTTGCTTTTCTGCTCTTAGAATCTGTGGAAGAGGCAAATTGTAAAGATCTCTGCCACTCAAATGGTCTCTTAGGCATGGAAGGTCTTGCTTCTGAGATGCTGAAAACTCTATTTGAGGTCCAAGATATGGCTAGAAATGAG ATAATTGAGCAATGCAAATTTCGGATCCTGTCTTTGAAGCCTGAGCAGAGTGCAGCAATTACAAG GTTGCTTGGTAGTCTGGTACAAAGTTATCCATATCTTTTATTAGACCATGTATCTCGTCTCAAGGAGTTGCTGGATTATTTTACTTTCATGAATGGAAAGGTTGCTTCTGGCATTGTTACTGCTCTTGTACCCCTAACCAAATTCAGCCATGATCTTCAG GATTACACCATTTTGGTCATGCGCAAGGCCATGTTTAGACAGGAAGAAGCAGTTCGTCATGCAGCAACTAGTGCTATTATTAACCTTATATTAGCTGAAAAGCAATCTAAGAGAGATGGTCCATTTTCTGCTCAAGAATCGTCCAGCCAAGCCAGTTGCAGCCAACAAGCTGACATATCGGGCAGTGGAGGAGGTCTATTTCAGCAGCTGAGTGGTTTGCTGCAGAGGTGTCTCTATCAGCAG gcaaaaatcaaagaaaccaTGTATCATGGACTGATAAAGCTTGTCTTGGTTGACCCGTCAAGTGGAGGAGCAGTCCTTGATCTTTTGTTGCCTCACTTCTGCCGGTATTTCCATGAG GGTGCAGAGGTAGAGCTTGGAATTTGCAGTTGTGTTAAATCAGAGAATGGCAAAGTTGATATTGATGAGCCCTTGGATAGTTTATTACATTGTGTCTCTTGGATTTTACTCCTACAACATGGTAAAAATGATCATGTTTTGGATTCTTCACGGGCATGTTTTGGATTTTCCCTCACACCAGAGAACGAG ACAGGAAGGTGTTCATCTGGTGAATCATTCTCCAATGCTTTCCATAAGATTCAGAAGTTTCTAAGAAATCTTAACCTGGGAG GCAACTTGGGTCAAAGTCAGGATGGAGAGTCGGCATCTATTGATTTGGAAAAAACCAAATGTCGTGCTTTGATTTTATCTGGAATAATTGAAGTGGTATTGAATGTAATTGCTAATGATTTGGAGAAAGCAACAGATGCAAATAGGTTGGATCTTGAAAGGGAGCTTGTTGAATTTGTTGAACTTCATCAATCATTGGAAAAGGATGTAACCATGTTAAAGCAGGGCACGGGTACTAGAAAAGGGAATACACGACCTTTTGCTCATGATACGCACAACTTTGAACTAGGCAGCTCAAAAGTGATTCAAAGACGAAATTCTTTCTTGGCGACCACGAGTATCTGCCAGATTATGGAAATGATTCCGAAACTATTTAATCCTGAAAGCTTCAGTAAGATTGGAACTCCTCAAAACCATGATCAGCCATCTGTGAGCAAGAAATCAAAAGGCTGCTCTATGATTATTTCTTTTATTCTGAATGCCTGCCTTCATCATATAAAATTACTTCCTGTTTTCGGAAAAGATGATCCCTTGAGACTTTTGATGTATGGGGATATCAGGAATCTGGGACCCCCACTCTTGAGATTAATACATATCCTTAAACCAGTGGGCAAGTCTGAGGCAagtcaaaagaaaaaagaggTGAAGGGAAAGAAAGATCTTGGAGAACAAAGCGAATATATTTGTCTAGCCTTAATATGTTTGAAGGAATTGATAACGATTGGCCTAAAGAGTCCAGACAGTCTAGACATCACTGCTTTGTTGGAAGATTTGTTGTCAGTTTCCACTCTCGAGGATGCGAGTTTGGATGGGGAATGTCAAATGGCTTCTGGGATTGTTGATCAACCCACAAGAAACAAAGAATTGTTTATTATGAAAACTTTGAAGCCACTTTTCTTTCAACTTCTTCAACGTTCCTATTCTGATGCAGTGGAG GTTATTTGTGGCATGATATTGATGATTGGGGAGACTATACCACGTGACTTGAGGAACTCTCATGGAGCCTGGGCTATTCGTGTCTGTAAAACCAAGGAAATAACAGATTCCAAGGTTGCAAGAAGTGTTATCACACTTGCTATTTCTTTAAGCATTCCTCCAAACGATTTAAGCATAGCACAAGAAATTGCAACGGAGCTGTTAAAAGTTATGGCGTCAGAGGCACATGAACCAGTGACAGAGTCTGAAGTATATCCTCTTTTAAATAGCTCTGCAAATAATTATAATGCCATGAGTTCTTGTATGCTGCACTTAATGGAAATGTTTGTTATTGATATGGATTGGGCCATGAGAAAGTTGAAGACTTTCAGTTTACTCTCCTACAAAAACATTCATGTTAATCCAAATGGGGAACAAATTCCTGGCCAGGCGTTTGAGGAGCATCTTTGCTCTAGGGCAGAAGCAGTTGCAAAAGTACTAGCTTCTTTTGTTTTAATGAGCCTAAAGG ATGCTCAAGCTGAGACTCTGCTCCGATTGGCTGCAAGGTTTTACAAGCACTTAGCTCAAATATCAAAGCTTAGAATTGCTCCAAAAGGTTGCAAACAGGTTTTGCCCTCCCTTGAGTTCCAGCAGCTTGTGGATATAACATGCAAACAGCTGACTATTCCTCTGTATAACTTTGTAGCTGAGATGCAGAGG GTTCAACAAGAGAATGCTAACAGTAAAGGAATCATCAACAAGATTAAAAGAGAGAATAGATGTATTCCAGATTTGATATTCCAGATAGAAGATTATGAGAAGTTTTTAATCCAACTTAGCAAGGCAAGCAAAATCAACTTATTGAGACACGCAAAGCGGAGCACTGCTCGGGACTTCAAAATTATTGACAACAGCACTACAGATGAAGAAGTTGCTCCTCCTAATCATGATGAAGCTGTAAATAACAACTCAAATGCAGCACAAAACGAGACACGTGAAGATTCTGATGACAATGGATGTAATAAGAAGGTTTTATCTCCCGAACCAGATTCTGACCCTAATGATGGAGATGATGACGATGGAGGTGTACCAGTGAAGAGGGTAAGGAGAGACAGAATTGTGCAGGACTCAGACGATGAGGCTTAA
- the LOC115722932 gene encoding uncharacterized protein LOC115722932 isoform X1 — protein MAFASESTPITDDDIVRLAQTCSPLPSFLLSLNSHPILLSHLTSRSSSSSSPSLAVTEYTHSLLYFISLSPQTSSLSSLLASLLLSYTHLFTSARIPHDHNSLKTIQFFNTLIDHVPVTALPQIADSIVSYFPHVVDSDDTQIIELLPRCLNLIREADEIEWGGDLVNSVVDRVLGCSWSKGLSVKMVSLIREFPLLDKGRVSEFVDKVFVEMTRVDLQDLPSFVYQLLVLASKGFCKRELIERIVMFFGSKMERKVSSIVRQVEGTILLHLNFAVKQDPSLAQEVMGIVRSDFRAFNHFTVVILLSLARVRKFGDSSIGILKTALLTAYSDYKFAKDCKWLSDDLKEEYRQNVKVVEKAMLRAINESNYGREHIVPSIVQFAFLLLESVEEANCKDLCHSNGLLGMEGLASEMLKTLFEVQDMARNEIIEQCKFRILSLKPEQSAAITRLLGSLVQSYPYLLLDHVSRLKELLDYFTFMNGKVASGIVTALVPLTKFSHDLQDYTILVMRKAMFRQEEAVRHAATSAIINLILAEKQSKRDGPFSAQESSSQASCSQQADISGSGGGLFQQLSGLLQRCLYQQAKIKETMYHGLIKLVLVDPSSGGAVLDLLLPHFCRYFHEQGAEVELGICSCVKSENGKVDIDEPLDSLLHCVSWILLLQHGKNDHVLDSSRACFGFSLTPENETGRCSSGESFSNAFHKIQKFLRNLNLGGNLGQSQDGESASIDLEKTKCRALILSGIIEVVLNVIANDLEKATDANRLDLERELVEFVELHQSLEKDVTMLKQGTGTRKGNTRPFAHDTHNFELGSSKVIQRRNSFLATTSICQIMEMIPKLFNPESFSKIGTPQNHDQPSVSKKSKGCSMIISFILNACLHHIKLLPVFGKDDPLRLLMYGDIRNLGPPLLRLIHILKPVGKSEASQKKKEVKGKKDLGEQSEYICLALICLKELITIGLKSPDSLDITALLEDLLSVSTLEDASLDGECQMASGIVDQPTRNKELFIMKTLKPLFFQLLQRSYSDAVEVICGMILMIGETIPRDLRNSHGAWAIRVCKTKEITDSKVARSVITLAISLSIPPNDLSIAQEIATELLKVMASEAHEPVTESEVYPLLNSSANNYNAMSSCMLHLMEMFVIDMDWAMRKLKTFSLLSYKNIHVNPNGEQIPGQAFEEHLCSRAEAVAKVLASFVLMSLKDAQAETLLRLAARFYKHLAQISKLRIAPKGCKQVLPSLEFQQLVDITCKQLTIPLYNFVAEMQRVQQENANSKGIINKIKRENRCIPDLIFQIEDYEKFLIQLSKASKINLLRHAKRSTARDFKIIDNSTTDEEVAPPNHDEAVNNNSNAAQNETREDSDDNGCNKKVLSPEPDSDPNDGDDDDGGVPVKRVRRDRIVQDSDDEA, from the exons ATGGCCTTCGCCTCAGAATCAACTCCAATAACAGACGACGATATCGTTCGGTTGGCACAAACCTGCTCGCCTCTCCCCTCCTTCCTCCTTTCATTAAATTCACACCCAATTCTCCTTTCTCACCTCACTtctcgctcttcctcttcttcttctccctctCTTGCTGTCACCGAATACACACACTCTCTCCTCTacttcatctctctctcccctCAAACCTCATCCCTTTCTTCTCTTCTCGCTTCTCTTCTCCTTTCCTATACTCACCTCTTTACCTCTGCTCGTATTCCCCACGACCATAACTCCCTCAAAACTATTCAATTCTTCAACACCCTTATCGATCATGTACCTGTTACTGCTCTACCCCAGATTGCTGACTCGATTGTTTCGTATTTTCCCCATGTTGTTGATTCCGACGATACCCAGATCATCGAACTTCTTCCCAGGTGCCTGAACTTGATTCGGGAAGCGGATGAGATTGAATGGGGCGGGGATCTGGTGAACTCGGTCGTCGACCGGGTTCTAGGTTGCAGTTGGTCAAAAGGGTTATCAGTGAAAATGGTTTCGCTCATTCGGGAGTTTCCCCTTCTCGACAAGGGAAGGGTTAGTGAGTTTGTAGACAAGGTATTTGTGGAAATGACCCGTGTGGATTTACAGGATTTGCCATCGTTCGTTTATCAGTTGTTGGTTTTGGCATCCAAAGGGTTTTGCAAGAGAGAGTTGATCGAGAGGATTGTTATGTTTTTTGGGTCCAAAATGGAGAGAAAGGTAAGCTCCATAGTTAGGCAAGTTGAAGGTACTATTTTGCTCCACTTAAACTTTGCGGTGAAGCAGGACCCTTCTTTGGCCCAAGAGGTTATGGGCATTGTAAGGTCAGATTTTAGAGCTTTCAATCATTTCACAGTAGTTATTCTGTTATCACTCGCAAGGGTTCGGAAGTTTGGCGACAGTTCGATTGGGATTTTGAAAACAGCTCTTCTTACAGCATACAGTGATTACAAGTTTGCTAA agATTGCAAGTGGCTATCTGATGACTTGAAGGAGGAGTACCGGCAAAATGTCAAAGTTGTTGAAAAAGCTATGTTAAGAGCT ATTAATGAGAGCAACTATGGAAGAGAACATATAGTGCCTAGCATTGTGCAGTTTGCTTTTCTGCTCTTAGAATCTGTGGAAGAGGCAAATTGTAAAGATCTCTGCCACTCAAATGGTCTCTTAGGCATGGAAGGTCTTGCTTCTGAGATGCTGAAAACTCTATTTGAGGTCCAAGATATGGCTAGAAATGAG ATAATTGAGCAATGCAAATTTCGGATCCTGTCTTTGAAGCCTGAGCAGAGTGCAGCAATTACAAG GTTGCTTGGTAGTCTGGTACAAAGTTATCCATATCTTTTATTAGACCATGTATCTCGTCTCAAGGAGTTGCTGGATTATTTTACTTTCATGAATGGAAAGGTTGCTTCTGGCATTGTTACTGCTCTTGTACCCCTAACCAAATTCAGCCATGATCTTCAG GATTACACCATTTTGGTCATGCGCAAGGCCATGTTTAGACAGGAAGAAGCAGTTCGTCATGCAGCAACTAGTGCTATTATTAACCTTATATTAGCTGAAAAGCAATCTAAGAGAGATGGTCCATTTTCTGCTCAAGAATCGTCCAGCCAAGCCAGTTGCAGCCAACAAGCTGACATATCGGGCAGTGGAGGAGGTCTATTTCAGCAGCTGAGTGGTTTGCTGCAGAGGTGTCTCTATCAGCAG gcaaaaatcaaagaaaccaTGTATCATGGACTGATAAAGCTTGTCTTGGTTGACCCGTCAAGTGGAGGAGCAGTCCTTGATCTTTTGTTGCCTCACTTCTGCCGGTATTTCCATGAG CAGGGTGCAGAGGTAGAGCTTGGAATTTGCAGTTGTGTTAAATCAGAGAATGGCAAAGTTGATATTGATGAGCCCTTGGATAGTTTATTACATTGTGTCTCTTGGATTTTACTCCTACAACATGGTAAAAATGATCATGTTTTGGATTCTTCACGGGCATGTTTTGGATTTTCCCTCACACCAGAGAACGAG ACAGGAAGGTGTTCATCTGGTGAATCATTCTCCAATGCTTTCCATAAGATTCAGAAGTTTCTAAGAAATCTTAACCTGGGAG GCAACTTGGGTCAAAGTCAGGATGGAGAGTCGGCATCTATTGATTTGGAAAAAACCAAATGTCGTGCTTTGATTTTATCTGGAATAATTGAAGTGGTATTGAATGTAATTGCTAATGATTTGGAGAAAGCAACAGATGCAAATAGGTTGGATCTTGAAAGGGAGCTTGTTGAATTTGTTGAACTTCATCAATCATTGGAAAAGGATGTAACCATGTTAAAGCAGGGCACGGGTACTAGAAAAGGGAATACACGACCTTTTGCTCATGATACGCACAACTTTGAACTAGGCAGCTCAAAAGTGATTCAAAGACGAAATTCTTTCTTGGCGACCACGAGTATCTGCCAGATTATGGAAATGATTCCGAAACTATTTAATCCTGAAAGCTTCAGTAAGATTGGAACTCCTCAAAACCATGATCAGCCATCTGTGAGCAAGAAATCAAAAGGCTGCTCTATGATTATTTCTTTTATTCTGAATGCCTGCCTTCATCATATAAAATTACTTCCTGTTTTCGGAAAAGATGATCCCTTGAGACTTTTGATGTATGGGGATATCAGGAATCTGGGACCCCCACTCTTGAGATTAATACATATCCTTAAACCAGTGGGCAAGTCTGAGGCAagtcaaaagaaaaaagaggTGAAGGGAAAGAAAGATCTTGGAGAACAAAGCGAATATATTTGTCTAGCCTTAATATGTTTGAAGGAATTGATAACGATTGGCCTAAAGAGTCCAGACAGTCTAGACATCACTGCTTTGTTGGAAGATTTGTTGTCAGTTTCCACTCTCGAGGATGCGAGTTTGGATGGGGAATGTCAAATGGCTTCTGGGATTGTTGATCAACCCACAAGAAACAAAGAATTGTTTATTATGAAAACTTTGAAGCCACTTTTCTTTCAACTTCTTCAACGTTCCTATTCTGATGCAGTGGAG GTTATTTGTGGCATGATATTGATGATTGGGGAGACTATACCACGTGACTTGAGGAACTCTCATGGAGCCTGGGCTATTCGTGTCTGTAAAACCAAGGAAATAACAGATTCCAAGGTTGCAAGAAGTGTTATCACACTTGCTATTTCTTTAAGCATTCCTCCAAACGATTTAAGCATAGCACAAGAAATTGCAACGGAGCTGTTAAAAGTTATGGCGTCAGAGGCACATGAACCAGTGACAGAGTCTGAAGTATATCCTCTTTTAAATAGCTCTGCAAATAATTATAATGCCATGAGTTCTTGTATGCTGCACTTAATGGAAATGTTTGTTATTGATATGGATTGGGCCATGAGAAAGTTGAAGACTTTCAGTTTACTCTCCTACAAAAACATTCATGTTAATCCAAATGGGGAACAAATTCCTGGCCAGGCGTTTGAGGAGCATCTTTGCTCTAGGGCAGAAGCAGTTGCAAAAGTACTAGCTTCTTTTGTTTTAATGAGCCTAAAGG ATGCTCAAGCTGAGACTCTGCTCCGATTGGCTGCAAGGTTTTACAAGCACTTAGCTCAAATATCAAAGCTTAGAATTGCTCCAAAAGGTTGCAAACAGGTTTTGCCCTCCCTTGAGTTCCAGCAGCTTGTGGATATAACATGCAAACAGCTGACTATTCCTCTGTATAACTTTGTAGCTGAGATGCAGAGG GTTCAACAAGAGAATGCTAACAGTAAAGGAATCATCAACAAGATTAAAAGAGAGAATAGATGTATTCCAGATTTGATATTCCAGATAGAAGATTATGAGAAGTTTTTAATCCAACTTAGCAAGGCAAGCAAAATCAACTTATTGAGACACGCAAAGCGGAGCACTGCTCGGGACTTCAAAATTATTGACAACAGCACTACAGATGAAGAAGTTGCTCCTCCTAATCATGATGAAGCTGTAAATAACAACTCAAATGCAGCACAAAACGAGACACGTGAAGATTCTGATGACAATGGATGTAATAAGAAGGTTTTATCTCCCGAACCAGATTCTGACCCTAATGATGGAGATGATGACGATGGAGGTGTACCAGTGAAGAGGGTAAGGAGAGACAGAATTGTGCAGGACTCAGACGATGAGGCTTAA